A region from the Polaribacter sp. Hel1_33_78 genome encodes:
- a CDS encoding gluconate 2-dehydrogenase subunit 3 family protein, which translates to MNRRKALGGILGFTGVGLASFGGYKYFLEDLNKNKEEIKVYFDVISELVDVIIPTTAASPGAKSAGVQDYIIYYMEDCSSKKEYHNFLNGLKDLQEHCLDAYGRNFENCTIDQKIKQVENLDNNSSSNSLFTKIRNKLLGRSFFNIIKTLTIEGYCTSSIGATKHLTYLPVPGRYKAITELSPNQKSWATK; encoded by the coding sequence ATGAATAGAAGAAAAGCTCTCGGAGGTATTTTAGGTTTTACAGGAGTTGGGTTGGCTTCCTTTGGAGGTTACAAATATTTTTTAGAAGACTTAAATAAAAATAAAGAAGAAATAAAAGTTTATTTCGATGTGATTTCAGAATTGGTTGATGTCATTATACCTACTACTGCGGCTTCTCCAGGTGCAAAGTCAGCAGGTGTGCAGGATTATATAATCTATTATATGGAAGATTGCTCCTCCAAAAAAGAATATCATAATTTTTTAAATGGATTGAAGGATTTGCAAGAGCATTGTTTGGATGCCTACGGGCGTAATTTTGAAAACTGTACGATAGATCAAAAAATAAAACAAGTAGAAAACTTAGACAACAACTCAAGTTCGAACAGCCTATTTACAAAAATTCGTAACAAGCTACTTGGTCGTTCTTTTTTTAATATTATAAAAACGTTAACTATAGAAGGTTATTGCACTTCTTCGATTGGAGCTACAAAACACCTAACATACTTGCCCGTTCCTGGCAGGTATAAGGCTATTACAGAGTTAAGTCCTAATCAGAAATCCTGGGCAACAAAATAA
- a CDS encoding glycosyltransferase family 2 protein, with product MILLEILHYLLLIYLGASVLFLITYAILGNLPRKIKKSAKNKQHKFVVFIPGYKEDAVILEVAKEVLNQSYPKKLFDVIVIADSFQQKTLDDLNSLPIIVKEVSFDKSTKAKALNKTMAELPENLYDIALILDADNVLAPDFIAKINDSFNAGYQVVQGHRAAKNTKGAFAMLDAMSEEINNNIYGKGHRTIGLSSRLVGSGMAFSYQLFKNTMKNIDAVGGFDKELELKLLKQGYKFEYRDDAICYDEKVSQAEVFKNQRIRWISAQYHYLKKHFLTAVWHLITRGNVDYYDRAFQMMLPPRLILPGILLASVFIAFFLSPDFYFYIWTVIFFANILSFAISIPRKFYSVEMIFAFMQLPKAFFGVFIGLFKMKGANKTFIHTPHTYVKVEDKN from the coding sequence ATGATACTACTTGAAATATTACATTATCTTCTATTAATTTATCTAGGAGCATCCGTTTTGTTTTTAATAACTTATGCCATCCTTGGCAACTTACCGCGGAAAATAAAAAAATCAGCAAAAAATAAACAGCATAAATTTGTAGTATTTATACCAGGATATAAGGAAGATGCTGTTATTCTTGAGGTTGCTAAAGAGGTTTTAAATCAATCGTACCCAAAAAAATTATTTGATGTAATTGTTATTGCGGATTCGTTTCAACAAAAAACGTTAGACGATTTAAATTCATTACCAATAATTGTAAAAGAAGTTTCTTTTGATAAGAGCACTAAAGCAAAGGCATTAAATAAAACAATGGCAGAATTGCCTGAAAATTTATATGATATAGCCCTAATACTAGATGCAGATAATGTTTTGGCTCCTGATTTTATTGCGAAAATAAATGATTCATTTAATGCAGGTTATCAGGTGGTACAAGGACATAGAGCCGCTAAAAATACTAAAGGCGCTTTTGCTATGTTAGATGCTATGAGTGAAGAAATTAATAACAATATCTATGGTAAAGGCCATCGTACTATTGGTTTGTCTTCTAGGTTAGTGGGTTCGGGAATGGCATTTTCTTATCAATTATTCAAGAATACTATGAAGAATATTGATGCGGTAGGTGGTTTTGATAAAGAACTAGAATTAAAATTATTAAAACAAGGTTATAAGTTCGAATATAGAGATGATGCCATCTGTTATGATGAAAAAGTGAGTCAGGCTGAAGTATTCAAAAATCAAAGAATCAGATGGATATCGGCTCAATACCATTATTTAAAAAAACACTTTCTAACAGCTGTTTGGCACCTAATTACAAGAGGGAATGTAGATTATTATGATAGAGCATTTCAAATGATGTTACCACCAAGGTTAATTTTACCAGGTATTTTACTTGCTTCGGTATTTATTGCTTTTTTTTTAAGTCCAGATTTTTATTTTTATATATGGACAGTAATCTTTTTCGCCAATATATTATCCTTTGCAATTTCGATACCACGCAAGTTTTACTCTGTAGAAATGATCTTTGCATTTATGCAATTACCAAAAGCTTTCTTTGGTGTTTTTATTGGTTTATTTAAAATGAAAGGTGCTAATAAAACTTTTATTCATACGCCTCATACTTATGTTAAAGTAGAAGACAAAAATTAA
- a CDS encoding glycosyltransferase family 2 protein, producing the protein MNIKSQQPLVSIVSVNYDQPEVTCEMLASLEKVTYPNFETLIVDNASPTKSPNIIKEKYPEIQLIISKKNLGFAGGNNIALKQAKGDYVLLLNNDTEVKPDFLESLVELMESDKKIGIVSSKILYFYEDNVIQYAGASPINPITSRGSHYGYKEIDNGQLDEVTETAYPHGACMMIRKSVLEELGLLYEGYFLYYEELDFAERVKRAGYKIYFQPNSSILHKESISTGKNSPLKTYYMNRNRLLFVRRNSSGITLFLGVIYFFLIPLLKNTIKYLFVKKHLSALYRGVAWNIRNFNINKNQQL; encoded by the coding sequence ATGAATATAAAATCTCAACAGCCTTTGGTCTCAATCGTAAGTGTAAACTACGACCAACCCGAAGTAACTTGCGAAATGCTGGCTTCTTTAGAAAAAGTTACATATCCTAATTTTGAAACGTTAATTGTAGATAACGCCTCTCCTACAAAATCTCCAAATATTATTAAAGAAAAATATCCGGAAATTCAATTAATAATAAGTAAAAAAAACTTGGGTTTTGCAGGAGGTAATAACATTGCCTTAAAACAAGCAAAGGGAGATTATGTCTTATTGTTAAACAATGATACTGAGGTGAAACCAGACTTTTTAGAGAGTTTAGTGGAGTTGATGGAGTCCGATAAAAAAATAGGAATTGTGAGCTCAAAAATTCTTTATTTCTATGAAGATAATGTCATACAATATGCCGGAGCATCCCCTATAAACCCCATTACCTCTCGAGGAAGTCATTACGGATATAAAGAAATAGATAATGGACAACTTGATGAAGTGACAGAGACAGCTTATCCTCATGGTGCTTGCATGATGATACGAAAGAGTGTTTTAGAAGAATTAGGGTTGTTATATGAAGGTTACTTTCTTTATTATGAAGAACTTGATTTTGCAGAACGCGTTAAGCGAGCAGGATATAAAATTTATTTCCAGCCAAACTCTTCCATCCTTCATAAAGAATCTATTTCTACTGGGAAAAATAGTCCTCTAAAAACCTATTATATGAATAGAAATAGGTTGTTGTTTGTAAGAAGAAATAGTAGCGGAATTACTTTATTCTTAGGGGTGATTTATTTCTTTCTGATTCCACTTCTAAAAAATACGATTAAGTATTTATTTGTTAAAAAGCATTTATCTGCTTTATATAGAGGTGTAGCCTGGAACATTAGAAATTTTAATATTAACAAAAACCAACAGTTATGA
- a CDS encoding glycosyltransferase: MIKGKDIVIIGMQAWDIEIGSNCKNIATEFAKYNRVIYVNNPLSIIDFFKAKKSEPLEKRKRVVFGKENGLKQVSSNLWEFNPKTVFAPTNRIKQNFIFDRLTRYNAKKLFKEILRALTDLEFKDYILFNDSSMFLGEQLRILLNPSSFIYYIRDNLVNSPFSYWNLHGKRYEALLIKAADVVVTNSIYYTEYARNFNTNSHMVGQGCDVSLFDFKLREIITAKELTAIKGPIIGYVGYLASIRLDIDLLEFIAKSRADWSIVLVGPEDSTFANSNLHSYDNVHFLGAKEGTNLPNYIKGFDVCINPQLMNETTKGNYPRKIDEYLAMGKPVVATKTIAMGYFKDWVFLAETKEDYLLLIEKANKSNSIVLENSRREYALTHSWENNIKKIGHALESTELINLKNKIKC, encoded by the coding sequence ATGATTAAAGGTAAAGATATCGTCATAATTGGCATGCAAGCATGGGATATAGAAATTGGTAGTAATTGTAAAAATATTGCAACGGAATTCGCAAAGTATAATAGGGTGATATATGTAAACAATCCTTTAAGTATCATCGACTTTTTTAAAGCAAAAAAATCAGAACCGCTAGAGAAAAGAAAACGAGTTGTTTTTGGCAAAGAGAATGGACTTAAACAGGTTTCCAGTAATTTATGGGAGTTTAATCCTAAAACTGTTTTTGCGCCGACAAACCGTATTAAACAAAATTTTATTTTTGATCGATTAACCCGATACAATGCTAAAAAATTATTTAAAGAGATACTGCGAGCGCTCACAGATTTAGAATTTAAGGATTACATTCTATTCAATGATAGTTCAATGTTTTTAGGAGAACAACTTAGAATTCTTTTGAATCCTAGTTCATTTATCTATTATATTAGAGATAATTTAGTTAATAGTCCATTTTCATATTGGAATTTACATGGTAAAAGGTATGAAGCTTTGCTAATTAAGGCCGCTGACGTAGTGGTTACCAATTCTATATATTATACGGAATATGCGCGTAATTTTAACACTAATAGCCATATGGTAGGGCAAGGATGCGATGTTTCGCTCTTTGATTTTAAATTACGAGAAATAATAACGGCAAAAGAATTAACCGCTATCAAAGGGCCAATTATTGGGTATGTTGGATACTTGGCTAGTATTAGGTTAGATATAGATTTATTAGAGTTTATAGCTAAGAGTAGAGCAGATTGGAGTATCGTACTTGTTGGGCCAGAGGATAGTACTTTTGCTAATTCTAATCTGCATAGTTATGATAATGTTCATTTTTTAGGAGCAAAAGAAGGCACTAATCTTCCTAATTATATTAAAGGGTTTGATGTGTGTATAAACCCACAGTTGATGAATGAGACCACCAAAGGAAACTATCCTAGGAAAATTGATGAGTATTTAGCAATGGGAAAACCAGTAGTTGCTACTAAAACAATTGCTATGGGATATTTTAAAGACTGGGTCTTTTTAGCAGAAACAAAAGAGGACTATTTATTGCTTATAGAGAAGGCGAATAAATCCAATTCTATAGTTTTAGAGAATTCTAGACGCGAATACGCACTTACGCATTCATGGGAAAATAATATAAAAAAAATTGGACACGCATTGGAGTCCACAGAGTTAATTAATTTAAAAAATAAAATAAAATGTTAA
- a CDS encoding glycosyltransferase family 1 protein → MRIGIEGQRIFRKKKHGMDMVALELIKNLQLIDHKNEYFIFVKPDEDNSVLQETSNFKIIKLNGCSYPTWEQIALPKAAKEYECDILHCTSNTVPFFTDIPLITILHDIIYMERSYLKTLKSSASTYQKFGSIYRKLVVPCVVKKSKKVITVSLFEKNRIGDFFGIKGDNKLDAIYNGVSEHFKPVTNKDELKRVKEVYNLPDNYFFFIGNTDPKKNTKGTLKAFSDFLKQTGLSHKLVILDYDKIELNKLLVEINDTKLINNIVLTGYVINKDLPAIYAQCDIFLYPSLRESFGIPMLEAMSCNVPVITSNTSSMPEVSGNAAHIIDPFKSEEITEAIVKILNDDAYRKSLCEKGLERSKQFSWKNMAKEYLKQYELIHLENLRK, encoded by the coding sequence ATGAGAATAGGAATAGAAGGTCAACGTATTTTTCGTAAAAAGAAGCATGGAATGGACATGGTTGCTTTGGAGCTTATTAAAAACCTTCAACTTATAGACCATAAAAATGAATACTTCATCTTTGTAAAGCCAGATGAAGATAATTCTGTGTTGCAAGAAACATCAAATTTTAAAATCATAAAATTAAATGGTTGTTCTTACCCAACTTGGGAGCAAATTGCATTGCCAAAAGCAGCAAAAGAATATGAATGCGATATTTTACATTGCACAAGTAATACCGTTCCATTTTTTACAGATATTCCATTAATCACGATTCTTCATGATATTATATATATGGAAAGAAGTTATTTGAAAACACTAAAAAGTAGCGCAAGCACCTATCAAAAATTTGGAAGTATCTACCGGAAATTGGTCGTGCCTTGCGTTGTAAAAAAGAGCAAAAAAGTAATTACAGTATCTCTTTTTGAGAAAAATAGAATAGGAGATTTTTTTGGTATTAAAGGTGACAATAAATTGGATGCTATTTATAATGGCGTAAGTGAGCACTTTAAACCTGTTACCAATAAAGATGAACTGAAGCGGGTAAAGGAGGTTTATAATTTACCAGACAACTATTTCTTTTTCATAGGAAATACTGATCCTAAAAAAAACACAAAAGGAACTTTAAAAGCATTTTCAGACTTTTTAAAACAAACAGGTTTAAGTCACAAACTTGTAATCTTAGATTATGATAAAATTGAGCTTAATAAACTGTTAGTTGAAATTAATGACACAAAGCTTATTAATAATATCGTTTTAACAGGTTACGTTATTAATAAAGATTTACCAGCTATTTACGCACAATGCGATATCTTTTTATATCCTTCGCTTCGAGAAAGTTTTGGAATTCCGATGTTAGAAGCCATGTCTTGTAATGTGCCCGTTATAACCTCAAATACCTCGTCAATGCCAGAAGTTTCTGGTAATGCAGCTCATATTATAGATCCGTTTAAATCCGAAGAAATTACAGAAGCCATTGTTAAAATTTTAAATGATGATGCGTATCGAAAATCGCTTTGTGAAAAAGGTTTAGAACGCAGTAAACAATTTTCTTGGAAAAATATGGCAAAAGAGTATTTGAAACAATATGAATTAATTCATTTAGAAAATTTGAGAAAATAA
- a CDS encoding glycosyltransferase family 2 protein — METLKITFWSLLFIIVYTYVGYGILLFVIIKIRRFFKIGNKVEINPSYEPEVTLFITAYNEKDYVSAKMKNSLELEYPKEKINIVWVTDGSDDGTPDLLKGYPNTTVHHLDERNGKIGAMNRGMDFVKTPIVIFSDANTNLGKESIRRIVNLFSNPKVGCVSGEKRIVTKESDVASGAGEGLYWKYESALKKWDAELYSVVGAAGELFAIRTPLYRHVEKDTLLDDFIISLRVAQDGYTIQYDPEAYAIETASANVKEELKRKVRISAGGIQAIVRLRSLLNVFKYGTLSFQYISHRVLRWTLTPLCLVLLIPVSFILSYNVGVFNVGLYSVLFWLQVLFYCAALLGWFLENRSTRVKALFVPYYFFIMNLSVILGFFRYIKKSQSVNWERAKRAV; from the coding sequence ATGGAAACATTAAAAATTACTTTTTGGTCATTATTATTTATTATTGTTTACACTTATGTAGGCTATGGTATTTTATTATTTGTCATTATTAAAATAAGACGATTTTTTAAGATTGGAAATAAAGTTGAAATAAACCCATCTTATGAGCCAGAAGTAACCTTATTTATTACGGCTTATAATGAAAAAGATTATGTATCAGCCAAAATGAAAAATAGTTTAGAACTCGAATATCCTAAAGAAAAAATAAACATTGTTTGGGTTACTGATGGTTCTGACGACGGCACACCAGATTTGTTAAAAGGCTATCCAAATACAACTGTGCATCATTTAGACGAGCGCAATGGTAAAATTGGTGCGATGAACAGAGGTATGGATTTTGTAAAAACTCCGATCGTTATTTTTAGTGACGCAAATACCAATTTAGGAAAGGAATCGATTAGACGTATTGTTAATTTATTTAGTAATCCTAAAGTAGGCTGTGTATCTGGTGAAAAACGAATAGTAACTAAAGAAAGTGATGTCGCCTCTGGAGCAGGTGAGGGTTTATATTGGAAATACGAGTCAGCTTTAAAAAAGTGGGATGCCGAATTGTATTCCGTTGTGGGTGCGGCAGGAGAACTATTTGCAATAAGAACTCCACTATACCGACATGTTGAAAAAGACACCTTATTAGATGATTTCATTATCTCGCTGCGAGTAGCTCAAGATGGCTATACCATTCAATACGATCCTGAAGCTTACGCTATTGAAACCGCCTCAGCAAATGTGAAGGAAGAATTAAAACGTAAAGTTAGAATTTCCGCAGGAGGAATTCAAGCCATTGTAAGACTTAGGTCTTTGCTTAATGTATTTAAATATGGTACACTGTCTTTTCAGTATATTTCTCACCGTGTTCTGAGATGGACTTTAACACCACTTTGCCTTGTTTTGTTAATTCCGGTTTCATTTATATTATCTTACAATGTAGGAGTGTTTAATGTCGGATTGTATTCAGTTTTATTTTGGCTACAAGTTTTGTTTTATTGTGCTGCTTTATTAGGTTGGTTCCTAGAAAATAGATCTACAAGAGTAAAAGCTTTATTTGTTCCGTATTATTTTTTTATAATGAATCTTTCCGTGATATTAGGGTTTTTTAGATATATAAAAAAATCACAATCAGTAAATTGGGAAAGGGCTAAAAGAGCAGTTTAA
- a CDS encoding DapH/DapD/GlmU-related protein, whose protein sequence is MLNDKPKLKKILHYLMVHSYATRPRLWFRILGYPFIIKKGRGAIIKRKARLDLIPTKKFQIGYRTIIEDYSIINNGMGDIVIGDFSSVTSRVKLVGPVTLGNYVTIGSGAQITGLTHNFMDVDRPIKLQGVTADLTVVKDNVWIGGNSVIIQGLTIGTHCIIASGSVVTKDVPDYSVVGGNPARVLRQYNHQTKKWERP, encoded by the coding sequence ATGTTAAACGACAAACCAAAATTAAAGAAAATTTTACACTACTTAATGGTTCATTCTTATGCTACAAGACCTAGACTTTGGTTTAGGATATTAGGCTATCCTTTTATTATCAAAAAAGGAAGGGGAGCGATAATTAAAAGAAAGGCTAGACTTGACCTTATTCCTACAAAAAAATTTCAGATTGGATATAGAACAATTATTGAAGATTATTCTATCATAAATAATGGTATGGGAGATATTGTAATAGGAGATTTCAGTAGTGTTACTTCAAGAGTAAAATTAGTAGGTCCGGTAACACTGGGGAATTATGTTACAATTGGAAGCGGTGCACAAATTACTGGATTGACTCACAATTTTATGGACGTTGATAGACCTATAAAATTGCAAGGGGTTACTGCCGATTTAACTGTTGTTAAAGATAATGTTTGGATAGGAGGTAATTCGGTTATAATACAAGGATTAACCATTGGTACGCATTGCATAATTGCATCCGGAAGTGTCGTTACAAAAGATGTCCCAGATTATTCTGTGGTTGGTGGAAATCCTGCAAGAGTATTAAGACAATATAATCACCAAACTAAAAAGTGGGAAAGACCTTAA
- a CDS encoding GMC oxidoreductase gives MTNQKQENTFDAIVVGSGISGGWAAKELTQGGLKTLVLERGRNVTHIVDYPTAWKNPWDFKYRSHLTNKELEERPIQSSHSDAGNKHFFVKDSEHPYVQVKPYKWIRGYQVGGRSLTWGRQSYRFSQMDFEANKNDGYGVDWPIRYNDLAKWYDYVEDYVGISGSSESLSQLPDGIFLPPIPMNAIEQHLKETVSKEYSDRIVINGRVANLTEAKKGRGPCQYRNLCSRGCPFGGYFSSNSSTLLDAHETGNLTMRANSVVKEVIYDDLQKKAIGVVIIDAITKEEIRYYAKVIFLNASTIATTAILLNSTSPSFPNGLGNTSGQLGHNLMDHVVNEGAFGTYEGLKDKYYEGKSPGTIYIPRFQNLKNETKDVDFIRGYGIQGKGHRENWQSKATSGIGVGLKEQLATPGEWKISLGGRGETLPNYDNKISLDNENKDQWGLPLVKVDFEYGPNELAMMEHMTKSSEEMLRKAGFKNVGSYRTSPAPGSAVHEMGTARMGKDPKTSVLNKHNQMHDVKNVFITDGSCMTSSGSQNPSLTYMAITARACQFALKQYFSN, from the coding sequence ATGACAAATCAAAAACAAGAAAATACTTTTGATGCTATAGTTGTAGGTTCGGGTATAAGTGGTGGTTGGGCCGCAAAAGAACTGACTCAAGGAGGCCTAAAAACATTGGTATTAGAAAGAGGTCGAAATGTAACGCATATTGTCGATTATCCCACAGCTTGGAAAAATCCATGGGATTTCAAATATAGATCCCATTTAACGAATAAAGAATTAGAGGAAAGACCAATACAAAGCAGTCATAGTGATGCTGGGAACAAACATTTTTTCGTCAAGGACAGTGAACATCCTTATGTACAAGTTAAGCCTTATAAATGGATAAGAGGCTATCAGGTAGGAGGCCGTTCATTAACTTGGGGTCGACAAAGTTATCGCTTTTCTCAAATGGATTTTGAAGCAAATAAAAACGATGGTTATGGGGTTGATTGGCCAATTAGATATAATGATTTAGCTAAATGGTACGATTATGTTGAGGATTATGTCGGAATTAGTGGAAGTTCTGAATCCCTTTCTCAGTTGCCAGATGGTATTTTTTTGCCTCCAATACCTATGAATGCGATTGAACAACATTTAAAAGAAACGGTAAGTAAGGAGTACTCAGATCGTATTGTAATTAATGGTAGAGTTGCTAATTTAACGGAGGCTAAAAAAGGAAGAGGACCTTGTCAATATAGAAATTTATGTAGTAGAGGATGTCCTTTTGGAGGTTATTTTAGTAGTAATTCATCCACCTTATTAGATGCTCATGAAACCGGTAATTTAACCATGAGAGCAAATTCTGTAGTAAAAGAAGTTATTTATGATGACCTGCAAAAAAAAGCAATAGGCGTTGTAATAATTGATGCTATTACGAAAGAAGAGATTCGTTATTATGCGAAAGTAATTTTCCTAAATGCTTCAACAATTGCTACTACGGCCATTTTATTAAATTCTACTTCACCTTCTTTTCCAAATGGATTGGGAAATACTAGCGGACAATTGGGTCATAATTTAATGGATCATGTAGTGAATGAGGGTGCTTTTGGAACTTATGAAGGATTGAAAGATAAATATTACGAGGGGAAATCTCCTGGTACAATTTATATTCCAAGATTTCAAAATTTAAAGAATGAAACTAAAGACGTTGATTTTATAAGGGGATATGGTATTCAAGGAAAAGGACACAGAGAGAATTGGCAATCAAAAGCAACTTCAGGAATAGGGGTGGGCTTAAAAGAACAATTGGCAACACCTGGAGAATGGAAAATTTCTTTAGGTGGTCGTGGAGAAACATTACCTAATTATGATAACAAGATTTCTTTAGATAATGAAAATAAAGACCAGTGGGGTTTACCTCTTGTTAAGGTTGATTTTGAATATGGCCCTAATGAATTAGCGATGATGGAACATATGACTAAATCTAGTGAAGAAATGTTGAGAAAAGCTGGATTTAAAAATGTTGGAAGTTATAGAACAAGTCCTGCTCCCGGTTCAGCAGTTCATGAAATGGGAACGGCAAGAATGGGTAAAGACCCGAAAACATCAGTTTTAAATAAACACAATCAAATGCATGATGTTAAAAATGTATTTATAA
- a CDS encoding O-antigen ligase family protein, whose product MTTNNNHINPFDKISGSASLAKPRVILLLFGSIALIALLLAKMGIAGIGLVLALFCGSIYIYTVFKNPIIGFYTAIGYNFIVLGIGRYVKDLPLGFGIDGLMILTFLALIFSRFRDRVDWSPANKDITILAAVWLVYFILQLANPEARMIEPWIAGRGTGFYFFFFIILTFMLINTNKRLDTFLYLWGAFSILATLKGIGQMVFGVDTAEQAWLDRGGAVTHILFGKLRVFSFFSDAGQFGGNQGYSGVVFIIFSMAKKGFPRIFFLIAGILGLYGMMISGTRGSIAVPFAGFMTFFVLRRNIRLLGTGILLVVLLFVFFKFTMIANGNAQIRRMRTGFDPNNPSLLIRKANQQILKGYLASRPFGGGIGHAGDKALRFLPNAFLSHVATDSWYVMIWAEMGIIGLILHLCILFYVIGVASFKVMFRIRDPITKLKMSALISGMVGVMLASYGNGVLGGMPTGLLIYASMALMSNPQIFEEPIIEKEPELIAT is encoded by the coding sequence TTGACCACAAATAATAACCATATAAACCCTTTTGACAAGATATCAGGTTCTGCTAGTTTAGCTAAACCAAGGGTTATTCTATTATTATTTGGAAGCATAGCTTTAATAGCATTATTACTTGCTAAAATGGGGATTGCAGGTATAGGTTTGGTGTTGGCTCTCTTCTGTGGTAGCATTTACATCTATACAGTATTTAAAAATCCCATTATTGGTTTTTATACGGCGATTGGTTACAATTTTATAGTGCTTGGCATTGGACGCTATGTAAAAGATCTGCCATTAGGTTTTGGTATAGATGGGCTTATGATTTTAACCTTTTTAGCGCTTATTTTTTCTAGATTTAGAGATCGGGTTGATTGGTCCCCGGCAAATAAGGATATTACAATTTTAGCTGCGGTTTGGTTAGTATATTTTATATTACAACTCGCAAACCCTGAAGCTAGAATGATAGAACCCTGGATTGCTGGCAGAGGTACTGGATTTTATTTCTTTTTCTTTATTATTCTTACGTTCATGCTTATAAACACTAATAAAAGGCTAGATACATTTTTATATCTTTGGGGTGCTTTTTCTATACTTGCAACGCTTAAAGGAATCGGACAAATGGTTTTTGGGGTTGACACTGCAGAGCAAGCATGGTTGGATAGAGGAGGTGCCGTAACGCATATATTATTTGGTAAATTAAGAGTGTTTTCATTTTTTAGTGATGCAGGCCAATTTGGAGGTAATCAAGGATATTCCGGAGTCGTATTTATTATATTCTCCATGGCTAAAAAGGGGTTTCCTAGAATCTTTTTTCTTATCGCCGGAATATTGGGCTTATATGGAATGATGATATCAGGCACAAGAGGTTCTATAGCAGTTCCTTTCGCAGGTTTTATGACATTTTTTGTTTTAAGGAGAAATATTAGGTTGCTTGGCACTGGTATATTACTTGTCGTACTCTTATTTGTGTTTTTTAAATTTACGATGATCGCCAATGGTAATGCCCAAATAAGAAGAATGAGAACTGGCTTTGATCCTAATAATCCATCTTTACTAATCAGAAAAGCAAATCAGCAAATCCTAAAAGGGTATCTTGCCTCAAGACCATTTGGAGGCGGTATTGGTCATGCGGGCGATAAGGCACTGCGTTTTTTACCAAATGCATTTCTTTCACATGTCGCCACAGATAGCTGGTACGTTATGATTTGGGCAGAGATGGGTATAATTGGCTTGATATTGCATCTATGTATTTTGTTTTACGTTATTGGAGTGGCTTCTTTTAAAGTCATGTTCAGAATTCGAGATCCAATAACAAAGTTAAAAATGAGTGCGTTAATTTCAGGGATGGTAGGAGTTATGTTGGCGTCCTATGGAAATGGTGTATTAGGTGGTATGCCTACCGGTTTATTAATATATGCATCCATGGCGCTCATGTCAAATCCACAAATTTTTGAAGAGCCTATTATAGAGAAAGAACCTGAATTAATTGCTACATAG